One window of Caldicoprobacter guelmensis genomic DNA carries:
- a CDS encoding DUF362 domain-containing protein yields MNSNQIMVIYGNEPQKMIPPLLDAAGLLDDLKKDFVIGIKPNLVVAKESSSGATTDPELVGAVVEYLKVHGFNNLLIMESSWVGDSTKRAFKVCGYEEISRKFDVPLIDLKDDAYSEVRVDDLTLRICSKPLKVDYLINIPVLKAHCQTKLTCALKNLKGCIPDSEKRRFHSLGLHKPIAYLSTVLKTHLTIVDAIIGDLTFEEGGTPVQMNRIIAGKDPVLVDAYAAQLIGYEKDDIPYISLAERLGVGCADVTKAEVIELNQGTNSGKKFEASRQVMALAKYVVEKDACSACYGSLIHALERLRERGKLNALKAKVYIGQGFKGQKIEGIGIGLCARGCSISLPGCPPKARDIVEFLERLLK; encoded by the coding sequence TTGAACTCTAATCAGATTATGGTCATATATGGTAATGAACCACAAAAGATGATTCCACCATTATTGGATGCGGCAGGATTGCTGGATGACCTAAAGAAGGATTTTGTGATAGGTATAAAACCCAACCTTGTGGTGGCTAAGGAATCCTCATCAGGTGCTACCACTGATCCTGAGCTGGTTGGGGCAGTGGTGGAGTATCTGAAGGTGCATGGCTTTAACAATCTGCTAATAATGGAAAGCTCCTGGGTAGGAGACAGTACAAAGCGGGCTTTTAAAGTATGTGGTTACGAAGAAATTTCTCGTAAGTTTGATGTTCCGCTTATAGACCTCAAGGATGACGCTTACAGCGAAGTCAGGGTGGATGATTTAACATTGAGGATATGCAGCAAACCGCTTAAAGTGGATTATTTGATTAATATACCAGTGCTCAAAGCTCACTGTCAAACCAAGTTGACGTGTGCATTGAAAAATTTGAAAGGATGCATACCAGATAGCGAAAAGAGGCGCTTTCATTCACTGGGGTTACACAAACCCATTGCCTACTTGAGTACTGTCCTGAAAACGCACTTGACCATTGTGGATGCCATAATAGGGGATTTGACTTTTGAAGAAGGGGGTACGCCGGTTCAAATGAACCGGATTATAGCAGGTAAAGACCCTGTGTTGGTGGATGCATATGCCGCCCAGCTTATAGGATATGAAAAGGATGATATACCTTATATTTCCTTAGCTGAAAGGCTGGGTGTGGGCTGCGCTGATGTGACAAAAGCTGAAGTTATAGAGCTGAATCAGGGAACCAACAGCGGCAAGAAGTTTGAGGCATCAAGGCAAGTTATGGCATTGGCTAAATATGTGGTGGAGAAGGACGCCTGTTCCGCTTGTTATGGAAGCCTTATCCACGCACTGGAAAGATTGAGGGAAAGAGGAAAGTTGAATGCTTTGAAGGCTAAGGTGTATATTGGCCAAGGGTTTAAAGGGCAGAAGATAGAGGGGATTGGCATAGGGTTGTGCGCTCGAGGATGTAGTATCAGTTTGCCAGGCTGTCCCCCAAAAGCCAGGGATATTGTGGAATTTCTTGAAAGGTTACTCAAATAA
- a CDS encoding nitrilase-related carbon-nitrogen hydrolase yields MRIALVQLNSVVGDLKGNALKAIEFIQKARDLRCDLVVFLAATGLRHR; encoded by the coding sequence ATGAGGATAGCTTTAGTTCAACTTAATTCTGTTGTGGGCGATTTAAAGGGAAATGCTTTGAAGGCCATAGAATTCATACAAAAGGCTAGGGATTTAAGGTGTGATTTGGTGGTGTTTCTCGCAGCAACAGGTCTGAGGCATCGGTAG
- a CDS encoding 50S ribosomal protein L25 produces the protein MRVATLTALPRNEKGKKARREGFIPGVVYGREIKSLSVKFIKRDFLKVLKEYGERPRVKLLLDNQERMALVKDIDKEPITGEILHVDLQLVAAGQKITCDIPIKFIGREKLKSKGLILQVNIDSINVTGEASIIPEHFVVDVGDKNEGDAVTIQDLNIHPEIQITDPPEDAIAVVTAAEEEASEEGKESEDGSR, from the coding sequence ATGAGAGTAGCAACGCTTACAGCTTTACCAAGGAATGAGAAGGGAAAGAAAGCAAGGCGGGAGGGTTTTATCCCTGGCGTTGTTTATGGTAGGGAGATCAAGAGCCTATCAGTCAAGTTTATAAAGCGCGATTTTTTGAAGGTTTTAAAGGAATATGGAGAGAGGCCGAGGGTTAAGCTTTTATTAGATAATCAAGAGAGGATGGCACTGGTTAAAGATATAGATAAAGAACCAATTACCGGGGAGATACTTCATGTGGACTTACAGCTTGTGGCTGCAGGGCAAAAGATTACCTGTGATATACCCATTAAGTTTATCGGACGCGAAAAATTGAAGTCAAAAGGGTTGATACTTCAGGTTAACATAGACAGCATAAATGTTACCGGTGAAGCTTCTATCATTCCCGAACATTTTGTAGTGGACGTGGGCGATAAAAATGAGGGTGACGCTGTGACAATCCAGGACCTCAATATCCACCCTGAGATACAAATTACCGATCCGCCCGAAGATGCCATAGCAGTTGTAACTGCTGCTGAAGAGGAAGCTTCTGAGGAAGGTAAAGAATCTGAAGACGGTTCTAGATAA
- a CDS encoding PRK06851 family protein, with protein sequence MKSRPNTRCMFAGGNTPEGFVNYFGEILEYNTNRVFIIKGGPGVGKSTFMKKIGQDLLEKGYDLEYFYCSSDPYSLDAVAVPQLKVAIMDGTAPHVIDPSYPGAVEEIIYFGEYWDNEALIANKGHIMEYTNQIKGLFNTAYSQLKEAKVAYDEWKSYVQSCLNRAEYQRQADLFIGRVFKRFDALGKKSRARHYFACAITPSGIKDYADTLLKPGMDVYPIYGGPGSGAKELLMRIAHIAEWQGFFTERSHCPIEPDHLDMVIIPELNAALLNIWEPFRNTVPKGEGINLKEGIDLSLCIDEAKLGEEGRKALLDSRRRFLDLLNKAINNIAQAKVIHDQLESYYISAMDFEKIERIRQQIVQRMLKYENS encoded by the coding sequence GTGAAATCAAGACCAAATACTAGATGTATGTTTGCTGGTGGGAATACGCCCGAAGGTTTTGTAAATTACTTTGGAGAGATATTGGAGTACAATACAAACAGAGTATTTATAATAAAAGGCGGGCCAGGAGTGGGTAAATCTACTTTCATGAAGAAGATCGGTCAGGATCTGCTAGAGAAAGGGTACGACCTTGAATATTTTTACTGTTCTTCGGATCCCTATTCCCTTGATGCAGTGGCGGTACCGCAGTTAAAAGTGGCCATAATGGATGGAACGGCTCCTCATGTCATAGACCCTAGCTATCCGGGAGCTGTTGAGGAAATTATTTATTTTGGTGAGTACTGGGATAATGAGGCGTTGATTGCAAACAAGGGGCACATAATGGAGTACACAAATCAAATAAAAGGTCTCTTTAATACTGCATACAGTCAGCTTAAAGAGGCTAAAGTGGCTTATGATGAGTGGAAGAGCTATGTGCAAAGTTGTTTGAATAGGGCTGAATATCAACGGCAGGCTGATCTGTTTATTGGGAGAGTGTTTAAAAGATTCGATGCTTTAGGCAAGAAAAGTAGAGCAAGGCATTATTTTGCTTGCGCAATTACTCCTTCTGGTATAAAGGATTATGCTGATACACTGCTCAAACCTGGCATGGATGTATATCCCATTTATGGCGGTCCAGGTTCGGGAGCCAAAGAATTGTTGATGAGGATTGCACATATAGCTGAATGGCAGGGATTTTTTACTGAAAGGTCGCACTGCCCAATAGAACCTGATCATTTGGACATGGTGATCATACCTGAACTTAATGCTGCTCTCCTAAATATATGGGAGCCTTTTCGGAATACTGTCCCTAAAGGAGAGGGCATAAATCTGAAGGAGGGTATAGACCTCTCGCTTTGTATTGATGAGGCAAAACTGGGCGAAGAAGGCAGAAAGGCATTATTGGATAGTCGTAGAAGGTTTTTGGATCTCCTAAATAAAGCTATAAATAATATCGCACAAGCGAAAGTCATCCACGACCAACTGGAAAGCTATTACATTTCTGCTATGGATTTTGAAAAGATCGAACGGATCCGCCAACAAATCGTTCAACGCATGTTAAAATATGAAAATAGCTAG
- a CDS encoding AraC family transcriptional regulator yields MEIYDMRSPELFTEDLVPCIMGYYYRSFNNQYTMAPHRHKQVEIMYVEQGECNVEVEEQRLFMQKGEFVFINGDVPHRLLVEDGHPCKILNIEFVFVPNKGEFFSFGAFCRKISDPPICLFEDTSYYILKDTEEIYWLLKRMIVELDGNRGAAQISTNLLFWQLMLQIIRIVEEQRLGSADPQMAYVRSAIKFIHRSYHKDIKVEDIAKHIGLNRSYFHRIFREYTGVTPIEYLTRLRIKRAKDLLIKTNLSMNEVAQNIGISSQQYFTYLFKRETGMSPAKFRKLFEVDYFQRKKDKLEETGCE; encoded by the coding sequence ATGGAGATATATGATATGCGCTCCCCTGAATTATTTACTGAGGACCTTGTGCCATGCATCATGGGATATTATTATCGCAGTTTTAACAATCAGTATACTATGGCTCCGCATAGGCATAAACAGGTCGAAATAATGTATGTCGAGCAGGGTGAATGCAATGTTGAAGTGGAAGAACAGCGCCTGTTTATGCAAAAGGGAGAGTTTGTGTTTATAAACGGCGATGTACCCCATCGCCTTTTGGTTGAGGATGGTCATCCCTGCAAAATCCTCAACATCGAGTTTGTGTTTGTGCCAAACAAGGGGGAATTTTTTTCGTTTGGTGCCTTTTGTCGAAAAATATCCGATCCACCCATCTGTCTTTTTGAAGATACCTCTTATTATATTTTAAAAGATACTGAGGAAATTTATTGGTTGCTTAAAAGAATGATAGTCGAACTGGATGGGAATCGTGGTGCAGCGCAGATTTCTACGAATCTGCTTTTTTGGCAGCTTATGTTGCAGATTATAAGGATAGTAGAAGAACAGCGGCTAGGCAGCGCAGATCCGCAGATGGCTTATGTGAGGAGTGCTATTAAATTTATCCATAGGTCATATCACAAGGATATAAAGGTAGAGGACATCGCGAAGCATATAGGGCTCAACAGGAGCTATTTTCACAGGATATTTAGAGAATATACAGGGGTAACGCCGATTGAATACCTTACGCGGTTAAGGATTAAGCGTGCAAAGGATTTGCTTATAAAGACAAACCTATCCATGAATGAAGTGGCACAAAATATAGGGATAAGCAGTCAGCAATACTTTACATATCTTTTCAAAAGAGAAACCGGTATGTCTCCAGCAAAGTTCAGGAAGCTTTTTGAGGTGGATTATTTTCAACGGAAAAAAGATAAGCTTGAAGAAACTGGATGCGAATAA
- a CDS encoding carbohydrate ABC transporter permease translates to MSKRYYASRRAQQLRAKVIVSIILFSGSIILIMPLWWMISTSLKSMEEIMQYPPTFYPHKVYWRNYVEAWNAAPFTRYTFNTLIICFFSVVGSVLSNSFVGYGFAKIRFRGRETLMNVVLSTMIIPGFVTLIPTYVLFSKLGWVNTYLPLTVPSFFGSTFFIFMFRQFYMTIPNELVEAAMIDGANHFYIWFKLMLPLVKPVLATVAIFSFNGAWNDLLGPLLYINDEMKYTLQIGLQNFRGLVQTQWHYLMAASTLVLLPVLILFFAFQRYFIEGMNLTAGTKG, encoded by the coding sequence ATGAGCAAAAGGTATTATGCCAGTCGCCGTGCTCAACAGCTTAGAGCCAAGGTGATAGTCAGCATAATACTGTTTTCAGGCAGCATAATCTTAATTATGCCTCTATGGTGGATGATCTCCACTTCTCTTAAATCCATGGAGGAGATCATGCAATATCCCCCCACTTTTTATCCTCATAAGGTTTACTGGAGAAACTACGTGGAGGCGTGGAATGCAGCGCCCTTTACTAGATATACTTTTAATACGCTGATCATTTGCTTTTTTAGTGTAGTGGGAAGCGTGCTTTCTAATTCGTTTGTTGGTTATGGCTTTGCTAAAATACGCTTTAGGGGCAGAGAAACCCTTATGAATGTTGTTCTTTCTACCATGATAATACCCGGATTTGTCACATTGATACCGACTTATGTTCTGTTTTCAAAGTTAGGTTGGGTAAATACTTATCTGCCTCTTACTGTGCCGAGCTTTTTTGGTAGCACGTTCTTTATATTTATGTTTCGCCAGTTTTATATGACTATACCTAATGAGCTGGTAGAAGCAGCCATGATAGACGGTGCCAATCACTTTTATATATGGTTTAAACTGATGTTGCCTTTAGTAAAACCAGTATTGGCGACTGTAGCCATATTCTCCTTCAACGGTGCATGGAATGACCTGTTAGGACCATTGCTTTATATAAATGATGAAATGAAGTACACTTTACAGATAGGCCTTCAAAATTTCCGAGGATTGGTACAGACACAATGGCATTATCTTATGGCTGCATCCACCTTGGTATTGTTGCCTGTGTTGATACTGTTTTTCGCATTCCAGCGTTATTTCATAGAGGGCATGAATTTGACTGCTGGTACGAAAGGTTAA
- the thrC gene encoding threonine synthase, with product MLYKSTRGGSRSFSSMEVIKQGIASDGGLFIPDEIPSLSMDDFRILVQRDYRERAVKILSLFLDDYSQEDLSRCVYSAYNLEKFDVADITPVKRLNDQLYILELWHGPTCAFKDMALQLLPHLMVTAARRTGEKDDIVILVATSGDTGKAALEGFKDVAGTHVVVFYPKEGVSSMQQLQMITQEGSNVHVVAVEGNFDSAQSGVKAIFADKQLEQRMRQRGYRFSSANSINWGRLVPQIVYYVSAWLELFKDGEVSEGQLIDVVVPTGNFGNILAAYYAKRMGVPIHRLICASNRNKVLTDFINTGIYDRRREFYKTISPSMDILISSNLERLLFELSGGDHQRVKTWMVSLQNEGQYRIDDESLHRLQEIFWGGYADDAQTLEAIRQAYQEYGYVLDPHTAVGKWVYDEYKKQTGDNHKAILASTASPFKFPRDVLKAIVGRGVKDHSDEFGLLDLLSRISKINVPPALSRLREKDIKHTISCSPDQMKDIVVKLFGLDERCRA from the coding sequence ATGCTGTACAAAAGCACTCGTGGAGGAAGTAGGAGTTTCTCTTCTATGGAGGTTATCAAACAGGGAATTGCTAGCGATGGAGGATTGTTTATACCAGATGAAATCCCGAGTTTATCCATGGATGATTTCAGAATATTGGTACAACGGGATTACCGTGAAAGGGCTGTGAAGATTCTTTCGTTGTTTTTGGACGATTATTCTCAAGAGGATTTGTCAAGGTGTGTGTATTCGGCTTATAACCTGGAGAAGTTCGATGTGGCTGATATTACTCCGGTTAAAAGGCTTAACGATCAGCTTTATATTTTGGAGCTGTGGCATGGGCCAACTTGTGCATTTAAAGATATGGCTCTTCAGCTTCTTCCCCATTTAATGGTTACGGCCGCAAGGCGGACCGGTGAGAAGGACGATATTGTGATTCTTGTAGCCACATCGGGTGATACCGGGAAGGCAGCGCTGGAAGGATTTAAAGATGTTGCTGGCACACATGTTGTGGTGTTTTACCCCAAGGAAGGCGTAAGCTCCATGCAGCAGCTCCAGATGATAACCCAGGAAGGTAGTAACGTCCATGTAGTGGCTGTAGAGGGAAATTTTGACAGCGCACAGTCTGGCGTTAAGGCCATATTTGCCGATAAACAGTTGGAACAGAGGATGAGGCAAAGAGGGTATCGCTTCTCGTCTGCCAACTCAATAAACTGGGGAAGATTGGTTCCACAGATTGTTTATTATGTGTCTGCATGGCTTGAATTGTTCAAGGATGGAGAGGTATCAGAAGGTCAGCTCATTGATGTGGTTGTGCCCACCGGCAACTTTGGCAATATTCTGGCAGCCTATTACGCCAAAAGGATGGGGGTCCCTATACACCGCCTGATTTGCGCTTCCAATAGAAATAAGGTCCTTACTGATTTTATTAATACAGGCATATACGATCGCAGGAGAGAGTTTTATAAAACCATATCCCCTTCTATGGATATTTTGATATCCAGCAACTTAGAAAGGCTGCTGTTTGAGCTTTCCGGGGGCGATCATCAAAGAGTAAAAACGTGGATGGTCAGTTTGCAGAATGAGGGCCAATACAGGATCGATGATGAAAGTTTGCACAGGCTCCAGGAAATTTTCTGGGGAGGATATGCCGATGATGCTCAGACCCTTGAGGCCATACGCCAGGCGTATCAGGAGTATGGCTATGTTTTGGACCCCCATACAGCGGTAGGTAAATGGGTTTATGATGAATACAAGAAGCAGACGGGCGATAATCACAAGGCAATATTGGCATCGACGGCTAGCCCCTTTAAGTTTCCGCGTGATGTCTTAAAGGCTATAGTGGGGCGGGGTGTGAAAGACCATAGTGACGAATTTGGGTTGCTGGACCTTTTAAGCCGTATATCAAAAATTAATGTTCCTCCAGCCTTATCTAGGTTGAGGGAGAAGGATATTAAACATACAATATCATGCAGCCCGGACCAAATGAAAGATATAGTGGTTAAACTTTTCGGGCTTGACGAGAGGTGTAGAGCATGA
- a CDS encoding uroporphyrinogen decarboxylase family protein: MTPKERAVAALTLKVPDMVPTFELEFQLEEEMFGRKFITEDLTKEGLAKLSWKEKEKRIYELAEYMVEVYSTLEYSSIPGFVLGDATEFWNEGGPLPEETKLLIKYLRELVDDDYMIHYHGDGTFAIPDGNEMYEFAYAIADNREAVKERAAQMAERAIKRNKRLAEAGVDCLILCSDYCYNSGPFLSPAMFEEFIQPYLYKIIDEARKLGLYTIKHTDGNIMPILDQLVECRPHALHSLDPQAGVDIKVVKELVGDKVCLCGNVNCALMQTGTDEEVIQSAEYAIMHGKPGGGYIFCTSNVPFKGLPPERYRLILDVWKRLREY; the protein is encoded by the coding sequence ATGACGCCTAAGGAAAGGGCAGTGGCTGCCCTAACTTTGAAAGTGCCTGATATGGTGCCGACTTTTGAGCTGGAGTTCCAACTAGAGGAGGAGATGTTTGGTCGAAAGTTCATCACAGAGGACCTTACTAAAGAGGGGTTGGCCAAGCTATCGTGGAAGGAAAAGGAAAAGAGGATATATGAGCTTGCCGAATATATGGTAGAAGTATACAGTACTCTTGAATACTCCAGTATACCAGGTTTTGTGCTGGGAGATGCCACAGAGTTTTGGAATGAAGGAGGACCTTTGCCTGAGGAGACAAAATTGCTCATCAAATATCTTCGGGAACTAGTGGACGATGATTATATGATCCATTACCATGGTGATGGTACATTTGCGATACCCGATGGAAATGAGATGTACGAGTTTGCATATGCTATTGCAGATAATCGAGAGGCTGTTAAGGAAAGGGCTGCCCAAATGGCTGAAAGGGCTATTAAAAGAAACAAACGGTTAGCCGAAGCGGGAGTAGACTGTTTGATATTGTGTTCTGATTATTGTTATAATAGCGGGCCATTCCTTTCGCCAGCTATGTTTGAAGAATTTATCCAGCCTTATCTTTATAAGATCATCGATGAAGCACGTAAACTTGGGCTTTACACCATTAAACATACAGATGGGAATATCATGCCTATACTTGATCAATTGGTCGAGTGCAGGCCACATGCACTTCATTCATTAGATCCCCAGGCGGGGGTGGATATTAAAGTAGTTAAAGAGCTTGTAGGAGATAAGGTTTGTTTATGCGGCAACGTAAATTGTGCCTTGATGCAAACCGGCACTGATGAGGAAGTTATACAGAGTGCGGAATATGCTATTATGCACGGTAAACCGGGCGGCGGATATATTTTCTGTACCAGCAATGTGCCTTTTAAGGGATTGCCGCCTGAGAGATATAGGTTGATTTTAGATGTATGGAAGAGGTTGAGAGAGTATTGA
- a CDS encoding carbohydrate ABC transporter permease, producing MGYVFILPWIIGFISFVLGPLLFSLYGSFTNYNITSRMEFVGFDNYIRMFTRDPLFWKSLYNTAYYVVFMVPLTTVGAIVLSVLLNQKVPCTRVYRTIYYMPSVLSGVAVYMLWMQLLNPQSGLVNTALRLIGIEGPAWLFDPAWTKPAIIFMKMWSVGGGMLLYLANLQSIPTQLYESAELDGANAWHRFRFITLPMITPVIFFDVVTSLIGGFQIFQEGYVMSQNGDGGPMHSLLFYNLHMWNKAFEVFDMGYAMGMAWILFIIVMILTALNMKFSKHWVYYEGGDGR from the coding sequence ATGGGGTATGTTTTTATTTTGCCTTGGATCATAGGTTTTATTTCATTTGTATTGGGTCCTTTATTGTTTTCTTTATATGGTAGTTTTACGAATTATAATATTACTTCACGCATGGAATTTGTAGGTTTTGATAATTATATTAGGATGTTTACGCGGGACCCATTGTTTTGGAAGTCGCTTTATAATACAGCATATTATGTTGTATTTATGGTACCTCTTACTACAGTTGGAGCTATAGTACTTTCCGTTTTGCTTAATCAAAAGGTACCGTGTACTAGAGTTTATAGAACCATTTACTATATGCCATCGGTGCTGTCAGGTGTAGCCGTGTATATGCTCTGGATGCAGCTTTTAAATCCTCAAAGTGGGTTAGTAAATACGGCTTTACGGTTGATAGGGATAGAAGGTCCTGCATGGTTGTTTGATCCTGCGTGGACAAAGCCGGCAATTATATTTATGAAGATGTGGAGCGTAGGAGGCGGAATGTTGCTTTATCTTGCCAATCTGCAGAGCATCCCAACGCAACTGTATGAGTCTGCAGAGCTTGACGGTGCCAATGCATGGCACAGATTCCGTTTTATTACTTTGCCTATGATTACGCCTGTAATTTTCTTTGATGTGGTAACCAGCCTTATAGGTGGTTTCCAAATCTTTCAGGAAGGATACGTTATGTCGCAAAACGGTGACGGTGGACCAATGCATTCATTGCTATTTTACAACCTTCACATGTGGAACAAGGCCTTTGAGGTATTTGATATGGGATATGCTATGGGAATGGCGTGGATACTGTTTATTATCGTTATGATTCTTACAGCATTGAACATGAAGTTTTCCAAGCACTGGGTCTATTATGAAGGAGGCGATGGCAGATGA
- a CDS encoding ABC transporter substrate-binding protein, with translation MFKNKAIGLLMVLLLCLGLILTSCTGSKTQQPTQQQEKEQSTGEQAKEEQPKTETPKEKVTIEFWSFWGSVTRRPIIEKIISDFNGSQDRIQVKYTFVPWGDIWTKNLAAIAAGNPPDVIINDINTVAHRANQKQNTNLAPYLAKEKENIKDRFFPQLWEATLFNGEPYALPFNTDTRLLFWNKDHFAQVGLDPEKPPKTWAELEEYAKKLDVIENGKYKRIGFYPLWGAGVDLWLLNSDGKNFVDKEGNVYINTPEKVKALEWLVSWKNRLGEKNVNEFQAQFGSQQADPFISGKVSMIIQNMNFYTQLRDYGKNVKYGVTELPAMQEGSGHWSWGGGFVVEIPYGAKHPDEAYEFMKYLTDVDAQSYWAKWCLDMVANKEAANTPELQEIPVYKVAVENMKQTLITPVPLFAPDYMGNLVQPQFDAAMLGKVSPQDALAKAQKDVEDLIKSNKK, from the coding sequence ATGTTCAAAAATAAGGCTATAGGACTATTAATGGTATTGTTGTTATGTTTGGGTTTGATACTGACTTCATGCACAGGTTCAAAGACGCAGCAGCCAACACAGCAACAGGAGAAGGAACAAAGCACGGGAGAACAAGCTAAAGAAGAACAACCTAAGACGGAGACTCCAAAGGAAAAAGTCACAATTGAATTTTGGTCTTTCTGGGGTTCGGTGACTCGTCGTCCTATCATTGAAAAGATTATAAGTGATTTTAATGGATCGCAAGACAGGATTCAAGTGAAGTACACGTTTGTTCCATGGGGAGATATTTGGACCAAGAATTTAGCTGCCATTGCAGCAGGTAACCCGCCAGATGTAATAATAAATGATATTAATACTGTTGCACATAGGGCAAATCAAAAGCAAAATACAAATTTAGCTCCGTACCTAGCGAAAGAAAAAGAAAATATTAAGGATCGTTTCTTCCCGCAGTTGTGGGAGGCAACGTTGTTCAATGGTGAGCCTTATGCACTTCCGTTTAATACCGATACCAGGCTGCTTTTCTGGAATAAAGATCATTTTGCACAGGTAGGTCTTGACCCAGAGAAACCCCCAAAAACATGGGCAGAATTAGAGGAATATGCTAAGAAGCTGGATGTGATTGAAAATGGTAAATATAAAAGAATTGGATTCTATCCATTGTGGGGAGCGGGGGTAGACCTTTGGTTGCTGAACAGCGATGGTAAAAATTTCGTAGACAAAGAAGGTAATGTCTATATTAATACTCCCGAAAAGGTGAAGGCTTTAGAGTGGTTAGTCAGTTGGAAGAATCGCCTGGGCGAGAAAAATGTTAATGAATTCCAGGCACAGTTTGGTAGCCAGCAAGCTGATCCGTTTATATCAGGAAAGGTATCCATGATAATCCAGAATATGAATTTCTATACTCAGCTTAGAGATTATGGTAAAAATGTGAAGTATGGAGTGACTGAGCTGCCTGCAATGCAAGAAGGATCTGGGCACTGGAGCTGGGGTGGCGGCTTTGTGGTTGAGATACCATACGGTGCAAAACATCCTGATGAGGCATACGAGTTTATGAAATACCTGACAGATGTGGATGCACAGAGTTACTGGGCTAAGTGGTGCCTTGACATGGTTGCGAACAAGGAAGCTGCAAATACTCCTGAGTTACAAGAAATACCTGTTTACAAAGTTGCAGTTGAAAACATGAAACAAACGCTGATTACACCTGTACCACTGTTTGCACCGGATTATATGGGCAACCTAGTACAACCGCAATTTGATGCGGCTATGTTGGGTAAGGTAAGTCCTCAAGACGCTCTCGCAAAAGCACAAAAAGACGTTGAAGACTTGATAAAGAGCAACAAGAAATAA
- a CDS encoding MtnX-like HAD-IB family phosphatase: MNKSLNSLNSVAIVSDFDGTITDVDTNDLIYFTFGGRPSYEVEELIAQGKLGVKEGALQHFKRIHLTEQEFLSFIFKNARLDEGFKDFCKLLNKKGIPLIIVSGGYINTISSFLEKEGIDRTNIRIYANRLKFNGCHIEVVFFDDKDECESGLGPCGNCKLKRLRELKKRYYHIIFIGDGTTDRCAAREADLVFAKGRLKDYCAEQGIQYVPFDSFYDIIQAMFKNHFKRD; the protein is encoded by the coding sequence ATGGAACTATTACTGACGTTGATACAAATGATTTGATTTATTTTACATTTGGAGGGCGGCCTAGTTATGAGGTTGAGGAGTTGATTGCCCAGGGCAAGCTGGGCGTCAAAGAAGGTGCCCTCCAACATTTTAAGAGAATTCATCTTACTGAGCAGGAATTTTTAAGCTTCATATTTAAAAATGCCCGCTTGGATGAAGGTTTTAAAGACTTTTGTAAACTGTTAAATAAAAAAGGCATTCCGCTTATCATAGTAAGTGGGGGCTATATCAACACAATTTCGAGTTTTTTAGAAAAGGAAGGCATCGACAGGACTAATATAAGGATTTATGCCAACCGTTTGAAGTTTAACGGATGCCATATAGAAGTCGTTTTTTTTGATGACAAGGACGAATGCGAGAGTGGATTGGGTCCTTGCGGTAACTGTAAGTTGAAGCGTTTGAGGGAGCTTAAGAAGCGGTATTACCATATAATTTTTATCGGCGACGGAACGACTGACAGGTGTGCGGCCCGTGAGGCGGACCTAGTGTTTGCAAAAGGCCGCCTAAAGGATTATTGTGCGGAACAGGGGATTCAGTATGTGCCGTTCGACAGTTTTTATGATATTATACAAGCAATGTTTAAAAACCACTTTAAGAGGGATTAG